A DNA window from Ranitomeya imitator isolate aRanImi1 chromosome 2, aRanImi1.pri, whole genome shotgun sequence contains the following coding sequences:
- the ANKRD40 gene encoding ankyrin repeat domain-containing protein 40 isoform X3 has translation MTCLHWACKRNHLRVVTYLLEAGADKDVFTSKGERADQLTSRKEIKTVLGVEDLEPDDSKPESDLAFIPNYLANPAFPFSYTRESPKAETPTPCVENGTSHSTPPPPPTPVPSFPLLNNGVENIHITTSVTKDDKFPALFYNGEVQIPQECPHPPVQSVAQNCSIYSPLPSNLPHGGAHGGPMQVFQPFFFTGAFPSNMKELVLKVRIQSSSPGDNDFIEVEMDRDELTYRELLRVCCYELGVSTDGVEKIRKLPNTVLRKDKDVARLQDFQELELVLKHDHSLFRTSTSLTDRPCFNKKASQLTY, from the exons GACCTGTCTCCACTGGGCATGTAAGAGGAATCACCTCCGCGTGGTCACCTACCTGCTAGAGGCCGGGGCCGACAAAGACGTCTTCACAAGCAAAGGGGAAAGAGCCGATCAGCTGACTTCAAGAAAAGAAATCAAGACTGTGTTAGGGG TTGAGGATTTGGAGCCTGATGACAGTAAACCGGAGTCGGATTTAGCGTTTATCCCCAACTATTTGGCCAACCCGGCCTTCCCTTTCTCGTACACCCGAGAAAGCCCCAAGGCAGAGACTCCTACCCCCTGTGTGGAGAATGGTACCTCCCACTCCACGCCGCCTCCACCTCCCACGCCCGTCCCGAGTTTCCCGCTGCTGAACAATGGGGTGGAGAACATTCACATCACGACGTCGGTGACGAAGGACGACAAGTTCCCGGCCCTGTTCTATAACGGAGAGGTGCAGATCCCGCAGGAATGTCCGCACCCACCCGTGCAGAGCGTCGCCCAGAACTGCAGCATCTATTCCCCGCTCCCCTCTAATCTCCCACACGGGGGCGCTCATGGTGGACCTATGCAAGTGTTTCAACCCTTCTTCTTTACCGGAGCCTTCCCATCCAATATGAAAG AATTAGTCCTTAAGGTGCGGATCCAGAGCAGCTCCCCCGGGGACAACGACTTCATCGAGGTGGAAATGGACCGAGACGAGCTGACGTACCGGGAGCTGCTGCGTGTCTGCTGCTACGAGCTGGGGGTGAGCACCGACGGCGTGGAGAAGATCCGGAAACTGCCCAACACCGTGCTCAGGAAG GATAAAGATGTCGCCCGGCTGCAGGACTTTCAGGAGCTGGAGCTGGTCCTGAAACACGACCACAGCCTCTTCAGGACCTCGACGTCTCTGACCGACAGACCCTGCTTCAATAAGAAGGCCTCGCAACTCACCTACTGA